A single genomic interval of Acidobacteriota bacterium harbors:
- a CDS encoding rhomboid family intramembrane serine protease, which yields MTTRRYNPSGGGGMGMGGFPPFTGAVRSIILVSAGIYVVILLLSAFAPALAATIVALGTLSRETVLQGWVWQFLSYGFVNVDPLNFVLSMLGVYFLGGAVEAQIGSRRFVQLYLSSLIVAGMLGFALSLTGVVGSGPALGPGAAANAILMVFFLLNRDATIIPIPIPIPVPVRFIVFISAGIETAYLLLNRFALFYLVLLLGLGAGYLWFAVVLGRSRAPARGFAGRGLSDRAYVPPGKMKSEGPFARMKNAYYRWKRKRAARKFEVYMRDHDRDVKFDEHGNYIPPTDEPPKKGNGEDRGGWVN from the coding sequence ATGACGACGCGACGTTACAACCCGAGCGGTGGCGGTGGCATGGGCATGGGAGGCTTCCCGCCGTTCACGGGTGCGGTGCGTTCCATCATCCTGGTAAGCGCCGGGATCTACGTTGTGATCCTGCTGCTGTCCGCCTTTGCGCCCGCGCTGGCGGCCACCATCGTTGCCCTCGGGACGCTGAGCCGCGAGACCGTGCTGCAAGGGTGGGTCTGGCAGTTCCTTAGTTATGGCTTCGTGAACGTGGATCCGCTGAACTTTGTGTTGTCGATGCTGGGTGTCTATTTCCTGGGCGGAGCGGTGGAAGCGCAGATTGGAAGCCGCCGCTTCGTGCAGTTGTACCTGAGCTCGCTGATCGTTGCCGGCATGCTCGGCTTTGCGCTTTCGCTCACGGGAGTGGTCGGAAGCGGGCCGGCGTTGGGTCCGGGAGCCGCCGCGAACGCGATCCTGATGGTTTTCTTCCTGCTCAACCGTGACGCGACCATCATCCCTATCCCCATCCCTATTCCCGTACCGGTGCGGTTCATCGTGTTCATCTCCGCCGGGATCGAGACGGCTTACCTGCTGCTGAACCGGTTCGCTCTCTTCTACCTGGTACTCCTGCTCGGCTTGGGCGCTGGATATCTGTGGTTCGCAGTCGTCCTCGGCAGGAGTCGCGCGCCCGCGCGTGGCTTTGCCGGGCGCGGCCTATCCGACCGCGCGTATGTCCCGCCGGGCAAGATGAAGAGCGAAGGCCCGTTCGCGCGGATGAAGAACGCTTACTACCGCTGGAAACGGAAGCGCGCCGCGCGCAAGTTCGAGGTCTACATGCGCGACCATGATCGCGATGTGAAGTTCGATGAGCACGGGAATTACATCCCGCCGACGGACGAACCGCCCAAGAAGGGCAACGGCGAGGACCGCGGCGGCTGGGTGAATTGA
- the pyk gene encoding pyruvate kinase, which translates to MANVEQIDQPESWRDTAEPHHRLRRAKIVCTLGPASNTEAMMRDLMRLGMDVARLNFSHGTHEEHARVIERLRHVAAKEGHSICILQDLQGPKMRTGRLKQRRPVMLKAGSRITLTPRDILGAASVISTTVDSLARDVQPGMPILLSDGLIELRVKAIRGDDVECEVVNGGMLGEHKGINIPGAALSMPSMTEKDEKDLVFGLKNGVDAVAISFIRTAGDVLAVKKIVSAHHSDVPVIAKLEKPQAIEHLEEIFDVADGVMVARGDLGVEMPPEKVPVIQKHIIRRALDWRKPVITATQMLESMIENPRPTRAEASDVANAIYDGTDAVMLSGETANGKYPREAVSIMSRIIIETEAHMHEGGVRERRHDSRSLSISETICESIAHAAEDLDMRAIAVFTATGSTARLISKYRPKATIYAFSSISTVCNRLNLYWGVTPMPCQHAPLTEDMVRMAEDQLMRVRAVTPGDVMGIVAGTQRSSGSTNFMRLHVVGSADGATRPGGKEKERRRAPRLRPTGARKR; encoded by the coding sequence ATGGCCAACGTAGAACAGATCGATCAGCCCGAGAGCTGGCGAGACACGGCGGAGCCGCACCATCGGCTGCGTCGCGCCAAGATCGTTTGCACCCTCGGTCCGGCCTCGAATACCGAGGCCATGATGCGCGACCTCATGCGGCTCGGCATGGATGTCGCCCGCCTCAACTTCTCCCACGGCACCCACGAGGAGCACGCCCGCGTCATCGAGCGCTTGCGGCATGTCGCCGCCAAGGAAGGCCATTCCATCTGCATCCTGCAGGACCTGCAAGGTCCGAAGATGCGTACCGGACGACTCAAGCAGCGCAGGCCCGTCATGCTCAAGGCCGGCTCGCGCATCACCCTCACTCCGCGCGACATCCTGGGCGCCGCCAGCGTGATCTCGACCACCGTCGATTCGCTGGCCCGCGACGTTCAGCCCGGCATGCCCATCCTGCTCTCCGACGGACTCATCGAGCTGCGCGTCAAGGCCATCCGCGGTGACGACGTCGAGTGCGAAGTCGTCAACGGCGGCATGCTCGGCGAGCACAAGGGCATCAACATCCCGGGTGCCGCGCTCAGCATGCCTTCCATGACCGAGAAGGACGAGAAAGACCTCGTCTTTGGATTGAAGAATGGCGTGGACGCCGTCGCCATCTCCTTCATCCGCACCGCCGGCGACGTGCTCGCAGTCAAGAAGATCGTGAGCGCGCACCATTCCGACGTGCCCGTGATCGCAAAGCTCGAGAAACCGCAGGCCATCGAACATCTCGAAGAGATCTTCGATGTCGCCGACGGCGTGATGGTCGCGCGCGGTGACCTCGGCGTCGAGATGCCGCCGGAAAAAGTCCCCGTCATCCAGAAACACATCATCCGCCGCGCCCTCGACTGGCGGAAGCCGGTCATCACCGCCACGCAGATGCTCGAGTCCATGATCGAGAATCCGCGCCCCACGCGCGCCGAGGCTTCCGACGTGGCCAACGCCATCTACGATGGTACCGACGCCGTCATGCTCTCCGGCGAGACGGCCAATGGCAAGTATCCCCGCGAAGCCGTCAGCATCATGTCGCGCATCATCATTGAGACCGAAGCGCACATGCACGAAGGTGGGGTCCGGGAGCGCCGCCACGATAGCCGCTCGCTCTCCATCTCCGAGACCATCTGCGAATCCATCGCGCACGCCGCCGAGGACCTCGACATGCGCGCCATCGCCGTCTTCACCGCCACCGGCTCGACTGCGCGCCTGATCTCGAAGTACCGTCCTAAGGCGACGATCTATGCTTTCTCGTCCATCTCCACCGTCTGCAATCGCCTGAACCTGTATTGGGGTGTGACCCCCATGCCGTGCCAGCACGCGCCCCTCACCGAGGACATGGTGCGGATGGCGGAAGATCAACTCATGCGCGTGCGCGCCGTTACTCCCGGAGATGTGATGGGCATCGTCGCCGGCACGCAGCGCTCCTCCGGTTCGACCAACTTCATGCGCCTGCACGTGGTCGGTTCAGCGGATGGCGCCACCCGCCCTGGGGGCAAAGAAAAAGAGCGCCGGCGGGCGCCGCGTTTGCGTCCCACCGGCGCTCGTAAGCGCTAG